The Bacillota bacterium genome contains the following window.
AATATTAATCAAAGCCCAGCTGACCCCTCCTATTCCCATTAACACAAACATGACAGGTATGTATTTTACAAATATCAAGCTGCTGAAAGTAAGGGTTATAATAATAAGTCCCAAAAGAATTGTTTTCTTTCTCCCCAGCTTTCCCGCAACTAACCCCGCAGGTATTGAAAAAATCAGGAATAAGGCTGAAACCGTCATGAGAAGGTAAGATGAAATGCTTTTATCAACTCCCAAAACTTTTTCACCGTATGTCGAAAAGAATGTCTCAATTGCATTAAATCCGGTAAACCAGAAAAATATAGCTAATAAAAGGAATATAAGGCTTAATACTTCTCCTTTCTCCGCCTGCTTTTCTGTCGAAAATTTTTGGGATACTTCCTGTTTATCATCAACTATTTCCTTCGGTTCATGAATAAAACTATACATTAATATAATTGTAAGAATCAATATTCCTGACCCTATTGCAAAGGGGTAGTATTCATTTAGCTTAAACAAAATTCCTCCTAACAAGAATGCTACTGACGCCCCCAGTCCACCCATAAAATTAATTATACCGTTTGCCTTGCTTCTTAAAGCATGTGGCGTAAAATCCGGCATTAATGCTACAGTAGGTGCCCTGTATATACTCATAAAAAAGTTTAGTAGTATAACAGTTGCCATTAGGAGAGGAAGACTGGACTTGGAAAAAGGTATAAGGAAAAATGCAATTGCTGAAAGGGGAATACCTACAAGCAAGTACGGCATCCTTCGTCCATACCTTGTATTTGTCTTATCACTTAATGTACCAAAAAGCGGTAGAAATACAAGGGCAAAAACATTGTCAATGGTCATAACCATCCCTACTGTCAAGCCTTTTAAACCAAGTTTATCCAAATATATAGGTACCGCTACATTATATATTGACCATACTATGCTTACAGTAAAAAAACCCAGTCCTATCAGGAATATTTTTTTATAATCCAGCTTCAATGTTAATACCCCATTTCTTCCAGTATTTTAATTGCTATATCAGGTACATTTGTAATAATACCGTCTACCCCTGCCAATGCAGCCAACTTTATATGCTCAGGTTTATCAATGGTATAAGGATTAACCAATACTCCATTTTCATTACAGGCTTTTACAGCTTCAGGGGGTATACTTATATACAGAGGATGAATTGCTTCAGCCCCAAGTCTCTTTGCATACTCCCATGGTTCTACCAAACCCGCTGAATACAAAAGCCCGATTTTTATTTCCGGCGCAATCCTTTTTACCTCCAATAAGCTGTAATGGTTAAACGACGAAATTATAACCCTTTCTTCCATTTTATATTTTTTTACCATTTCTACTACAAGCCTTTCAATACCGGGGTATAAAACGGCACCGCTTTTTAGCTCAATATTAAACAAAATATCTTCAGTTGAAATCAAGTCCATAACTTCTTCAAGAGTAGGAATAGGTTCATTCTCGAATTCCTCTGAAAACCAGCTACCAAAATCCAGTTTTTTTAGTTCCTGAAGAGTTTTGTCCTTTATTAGCCCTGTTCCATTACAGGTACGTCCTAGTTGTTGGTCATGGACTACAACAGGATAACCATCCTTGGTTAAATGGACATCAATCTCTATCCCCCCTGCCCTCATTTCCAACGCTTTTCTAAAAGCGGCCATGGTGTTTTCAGGCGCATAAGCGGATGCTCCCCTGTGAGCAATTATTATTGGTTTTTTCATACCATATCCCCTTTCATTTCATTTCATTTCTCCATAAAGCTTTTGACATTACCGCTATTTTCATGTAGTCCTTCAAATTCTTCCCTTTTTTACTTGCATTGGTGTAGTTCCAATCTCGCTGCGAAATATGCGGTTAAAATGATTAACATTATTAAACCCTACTTCAAAACAAATTTCTATAACTTTCATTTCAGGTCTTGTTTTAAGCAGCTCTACAGCCTTTGCTATTCTTAATCCGTTAATATATTCCGTAAAGGTTTTTTGCGTCATCTGTTTAAAGAGGTACCTAAAATAAGATTGAGAAAGCATTGCCACCTTTGAAACATCATTTATTGTTATATCTTTTGTATAATTATTGTTTACAAACTCAATTGCATTATATAGTGCATCCCTGTGCCTTGCCAGGACATTGTCAAACTCTGTTCCCGTTGTTACTTTTTTGTATTCCCTTCCTACAATAACCAAAAGCTTTAAAAGCAATGCTTTTATGACAAGTTCAAAATCAGTATCCATACGTTCATATTCAAGTAATACTTCATTTAGAATTTTTTCTACTTCAATCTGGCTACTTCCTGTTAGGTTAAGCCTCGGTTTTACTTCATGTTCAGCCACAAGAAAAGGTTCAAGATATGCAAAGTCCATAAAACCACTATCATGGGAACCATTTAAAATGTTTGAGAAACGTTCATTGATAAACTCAGGTACAAACTCGAATTCAATAAGCTCAAACTTTTCCCTATAGGCATCAATAAAATAGTGCGGCACATGTGGAGGAATAATAAAAATATCACCTTTATACACCTCAAAAGCATTATTATTAATTACATGCTTGAGCCTTCCTTTACACATGTAAACAATCTGTATAAATTCATGCATGTGTTTAGTTTGATTGCACCTGCCCATTTTTATAATAAAAAAGGGCAAGTTGTTTTTATTATCCTCTATTCTTACAATATGTACGCCTTCATACATATTACCTTCAAGATAATTGCCATTCAAAAATAATTAATCCTCCCATACCCAAGAAAATTTGCCTCGCTCATGATTCTCTTAAAAAGATTTTACTATAAGAATAACTAATTCTCAAGTAGGATTGTAAATTATGTAAGAAAAAGAAAGGTACTGCCACTCTCCTTTCATATGAGCAGTACCCTGATAAAAGCATTGCTTCATGCCATAAATTGCCTATCTCTGTACACGGCCGGATGCATCCCCGCCCATCAGGCTTTCAACTTCCTTTACTGTTACCCTATTGAAGTCACCACTTATAGAATGTTTTAAACAGCTTGCTGCCACAGCAAAATTGAGGGCATCTTCTTTGCTATCATACTTATTAAGTCCGTATATTAAACCTCCTGAAAAAGCATCTCCTGCACCCACACGATCCACTATATCAGTAATATCGTATTTTCGGCTATGATAAAAGTTTTCGCCGTCGTTCAGGCATGCAGACCATCCATTATAATCTGCGCTTTTGCTTTCGCGCAACGTAATTGCCATAACCTTCAGGTTCGGGAATGCTTTCATAACCTTACCTGAAAGCTCCTTATACTTGTCAACATTTAATTGTCCGCTTTCAACATTAACATCTACAGTTATGCCAAGAGATTTCTGGCAGTCTTCTTCATTGGCTATACCGATATCAACATACTTCACCAGTTCCGACATAACCTCAATTGAAGTTTTGCCGTACTTCCATAGTTTTCCACGATAGTTAAAGTCACAAGATACGGTAAGTCCCATATCTTTAGCAATCTTTACAGATTCTAACGATAATTGAGCTGCCGACTCACTAATTGCTGGCGTTATGCCTGTTATGTGGTACCAGGTAGCACCTTCGAAAACCACTTTCCAATCAATATCGCCAGGCTTTGCTAATGCTATGGCTGAATATGAACGATCATACACAACCTTCGACGGACGCTGATTAGCTCCATTCTCAAGAAAATAGATTCCCATTCTTCCAGGTCCTCTTTTTATCAGGGAAGTATCAATACCAAACTTGCGAAGTTCTGCTACACATGCATCTCCTATTTCATTTTGCGGCAGTACAGTTACATATGCAACATCCATTCCGAAATTTGCCAATGATACGGCTACATTAGCCTCTCCACCACCAAAAGTAGCTTCTAATAAAGGTGATTGGAAAAACCTCTCCAATCCGATCGGCTTTAATCGGAGCATAATTTCTCCAAAAGTAACTACTCTTTGTTTCATTCTTTCTTAACCTCCTCTTGTTACTTTACGTTTTACATTATTATGCTTTACAATATTATGCTTTATTTATTTTGCAATAAATGAATTGCAAAGCCGCCAATTTCTTCCTTAAGGTAAACTGCAACAATAGGACCACCTGCAGAACCTTTTGCAGTACTCATATCAACTGCAATACCATTACGCTCCAGGTAAGCTATGGCTCTGGATATACTATTGGTCTTAATTGCTATATGTCCGTTTTTACCTAACCCCATACTCTTGTTTACTTCAATACCGGTGCCTGCAAAGTTAGAACTATTACCTTCTTTTAATGGCAGGTTAAATATTGTTGCAAATTTTCGGGCAACTTCCAATGAGCTTTCTGCATCAGGCATATTTATACCAACATGGGCAAGGTCAAACCCAAGCATAATATTTACTGCTTCACGGGTAAGCCTGGTAATTTCTTCAAAATTACCGTTCTTAATTAATTCATCTTTAACCATCCAGCTTCCACCACAAGCTAAAACTTTATTAAATGCAAGATATTGGTTAATATTACTTGCATTAATACCGCCTGTGGGAATAAATTTCATCATACCATATGGCGCACTTATCGCTTTAAGGGTATCAATTCCTCCTAAAGACTCGGCCGGGAAAAATTTGACCACTTCTAAACCAAAACCAAGCGCCATTTCAATATCTGTGGGACTGCTGCATCCTGGTGTAATGGGAATATCATTATCTACACAGTACTTTACTACAGAAGGGTTAAATCCTGGACTAACAATAAATTTTGCTCCTGCATCAACTGCACGCTTTACCTGATCTACACTCAATACCGTTCCTGCACCTACAAGGATATCAGGCAATTCCCTACTTATATTTTTTATTGCTTCTTCTGCTGCAGCAGTACGAAAAGTAATTTCTGCAACAGGTAAACCACCTTCAAGCAATGCCCTTCCAAGGGGAACAGCATCTTTTGCATCATCAATTTTGACAACCGGTACTATTCCAAGGTCACCAATGCTTTTTAAAACTTCATTCATTATAGTCACTCCTCTTTTATTTTTTATTAATTTATTATCGTATTATAATTCTCATTATGGATCTCTTAATATTTTTATAAATCTCTTTTTATACTTTATTAACAGGGTACTTTGGTTTTTTACCCAATAAAACATCCCTTACGTTCTCGGCAACTTTACGTTTTAATTCCGACATTGAGTCTTCACTGTACCAGCCAACATGGTCTGTAAGTACACAATTCTCAAGTTTCATTAGAGGGTTGTCGGCATCAAGTGGTTCCTTATTATGCACATCCAGCCCTGCGCTGTTGATTTGTCCGGAAACCAAAGCATTTATAAGCGCTTGCTCTTCAATTACCGCTCCCCGGGAAGTGTTAACTATAATCGCAGTAGGTTTCATCATGGCAAAAGTCTCTGAATTTATAATACCCCTGGTTTTATCATTTAACGGCATATGAATCGATATATAATCTGCCTCTTTTATTGCAGTCTCCCAGTCTACTTTTTCAGCACCGGCCGCTTTAATAACTTCAGCATCTACATATGGGTCATACACAAGTATCCTAGAGAAATTGAAACCCTTGATTTTTCTGTGTAACGTACGGGCTATCATTCCGTATCCAAGAAATGTAAATATTTTACCTGCCATCCGATATATAGGATCTGCACTACCTATATTCCATTTTCCAGCCCTGACCTGGGCATCGCGCCGTGCCACTTTCCGTACACATGCCATAAGTAATGCAAGGGCATGGTCTGATACTTCCTCTGCACAATAGTCGGTAACATTAGTTACATAAATTCCTTTTGCAGTACATGCTGAAACATCAACGTTGTCATAACCCACTCCATATCTGGCAATTACTTTACACTTTTCTAATTTATCAACTACTTCTGCAGTTATAGGTGCCAAATTTACCATTATCCCATCGGCATCACGACATGCATTTATAACTTCTTCTACTGTAGAACAATTTGATATTATAACTTCTGCATCAATACTTGAAAGTATCTGTTTTTCTTCCTCATAGGTTTTATGTCGGTCATCGGTCATAACCACCTTGAATCTAGCCATCTTTTTCTCCCCTCTTCATTTCATAATAATTATCACAATAAATTCTACCATAATAAATACAACAAATACAAACACTATCTTACTAGAATATTTTTTCTATTTTACCAAAATATATTTATTAATCATACTAATATTCTTATTAGGGCAGCGGTTGTAGCACATTCCACAAGCTACACACTCCTCATTGTTAATTTCCCAGCAATCGTCATGCTTCAAGTGAATTGCAAATTCACTGCAAATGGAAGCACACAAACCGCATCCTTCTCCACATCCGCAGTTCAGGCAACGCTTTGCCTCTGCTACAGCCTCTTCCTCCGTCAATACACGGGTGTGGGTTGAGAAGCTCTTGACCCTTTCTTTTCCATCCATTGTATTCAAATCTATATGACCGTTATCCTTAAAATATCCTGTACGTTTTAATACATCCTCTTTTGAAACAACAGGATATTCAGGTTCATACTCCAGTACCGCATTTTCTTTTGAAATATATTTATCAATGGATACTGCTCCCCGTTTTCCTGCTGCAATAGCTGCAATTACACTTTCTACATTTACAACATCCCCTCCTGCGAATACTCCTTCAATGTTGGTTGCTCCTGTAGAAGCTTCACATATAACCATACCGCGCCTGTCAACAGTAAGGCCTTTCACAGCTTTAGGATCAGGCTTCTGTCCCGTTGCTGCAATTACAGTGTCACATGGAAGTACAAACTCTGCATAATTTACTGCTTCCGGTCTTCTCCTGTTGGATTCATCCCTTTCACCCAATACCTGGTTAACCATCCTTATGCCGGTTACTTTTCCATTTTTAACTTCGATCGCCTTGGGAGCAACAAGGTACATTACCTTTATACCCTCTTCTTCAGCCTCTGTAATTTCTTCCTGTGAAGCCGGCATCTCATCCTTGCTCCTTCTATAAGCTATATAGACTTCTTCAGCTCCAAGCCTCCTTGCAGTACGAGCCGAATCAACAGCAGTAAACCCGCCGCCGATAATAACAACCCTTTTGCCCACATTTGGATCTTTACCGTCGTATACAGACTTTAAGAAGGATATGGCTGGATATACACCCTCTGCATCTTCGCCGGGAATGTTAAGGCTTTGACCTTCTTGAGCTCCAATACCAAGGTATATTGCAGAATATCCATTGTCTTTAAGAGTCTCCAGAGTAAAATCTTTTCCGAGGCCCTTTCCTGTAACAAATTCAATTCCCATACCCTTTAGTGTGTCAATCTCTTCATCCAGTATTTCATGGCTCATTCTAAATCTAGGTAGCCCATAGCGAAGCATCCCGCCGATATAGTTTTCTTTCTCAAATACTGTTACTTTATAACCTGCCAGTGCCAGATTAAATGCACATGAAAGCCCTGAAGGCCCTGAGCCTATTACGGCAACTTTTTCATCTCTTTCGGCTTTTTTACAAATATCCGGCTTCCACCCTGCTTTTTTAGCATAATCAATAACAAATTTCTTTATTTCCCTAATTGGTATAGGCGTCCCTATATCGCCTCTTGTACACTCTTCTTCGCAAGGATGGTTACAAACCCATGCACAAACCGACTGTAAGGGATTTTTTGACATTATTAGCTCATAAGCCCTCTTGAAATCTCCCTTTGCCACTTTCTGCACATAAGCCTGGGCCGGTACACGGTGGGGGCATGCAGCCTTACAGGGAGCAGCCAGGTTGGGTTCGGTTATCTTTGCATAGCCTTCGTAAAGGGTAAGCTCAGGTGCACTTTTTACCAAAGGTACAACCATGTCTCTCATTTCCCTGGTAGATTTATAGCCATGTTCTTCCATGTAATTCTTTAGGTCTAAAATTAAGTCTTCAATAAAACCGAAACCACTAATAAGAGTTTCTGCACATATACCAATCAAGTCGGCTCCGCACATTATCATTTCGACGGCATCCCGGTAGTTTCGCACACCACCGGCAGCCATAATTTTGGGCCCAGGGCCATTAACTTTCCTTATTTCGTAAGTGTCCCTCAGGGCTAGAGGTTTGACCCACGCTCCTGCATGGCATGACATGCTTATTTCATCCTGTAAATGATAAACCGCCTTACCGGGGTTATCCAAATCAATAGGAGGTATTCCGAGACGGTTTGCAGTACCCCCTACGGCATCTGCTCCTGCAGCATACAAAGCTTTTGCCACCTGGGCAATCTTTCCGCCTTCAGGTGTAAGTTTTACAAAGAGAGGAATTTTTATTGCCTTTTTTACCTCACTTACAATCTCTGCAACGGCATCGGCCTGTTGACCGAGGCTCGCACCTGTACGAACTGAACAACACTTTTCATTACCTGACGATATTTCAACATTATAGGACATATTGGGACAACACATATTCAGCTCAATAATATCGGCACCAACTTCTTCAAATTTTTTAGCCATATTTACCCAGCCTTCAATACCCTTGTCTCCGGCATAAGTAATATTTGCCATTAATATAAGTTCTTTTAATACTTTTTTCGCATCTTCCATTAATTCCAAACCTTCGACAAAGGTAAGGCGTTTCTCTGCCGTAAAAGCCAGGGCATTTCTGTCATTAAATATGGCATACCTTGGAACCCTGTTAATATAAGGTGCAGGATCTATGGTAAGCTTTATACTGGCTGCGGCCCAGCCGGTTTCCTCAATCCGCTTCAATTGTTTTACAGATTTTGTAGTAGGCCCGGAAGCCACATAAAATGGGTTTTTAAATGTAATCCCCCCTACCTCTACAGGCAGGTATAAGTCTTTGTTCATAATAAGTATTACCCCCTAATAAACTAACTTTAAATATTAAAATATTAAACTCCACAATATTTACAAGATTAAGCTCCTATTTTTAAAGCCCTTCATTAACAATTTAGAGCCTATCATTTACAACTTTAATACCTTCTCTTGCCGATTTATAAATCAGGTTTACTACTTTCAAGGCTTCAAGGCCGTCAACACCTCTTAACCCCACCCTTGCATCTTCATCCTTAAGGCAGCATTCCATAAAGTGCCTTATTTCATTTACATAACCAAGGTTGAATTTTTCATCAACAGCAGGCTTTGACCAGCCTGTAGTTATTTCAGCTTTTTCAACAGTATAACTTAATCCGGGAACTGAATAGCAAGTAATTGGAGATGAAAATGTAAGATCAATATGCATACAGCCTTGAGTACCGTAGATATCTATAACATCTTCCATGCCTCCCATGGTAACATAATTAGCTTCCAATAGAGCCTGTGTCCCATCGGCAAATTTAATGATGCATGCAGACCAGTCTTCACCCTCCATTTTTTTGTGTATAAGATTGTTGTCACTTCCCCCTGAAGTCATAGCCACAAGTTCTGTCCATTTGTTTTCTTTAAGTGCAAGCATAAAGCCCACAGGGTGAATTCCAAGATGAACCATGCATCCCCCTCCGCAATATTTAATTGTCTGGGCGAAAGGTGAATGAGACCCGCTGTGGCATTCCCTGGCACGGATGTATAAAGGTTTTCCTATAGCACCTTCATTAATAATTTCCAGCGCCTTATTGATGGCCGGCGCAAAAATCCAGTCTTCTGCATAGTAAAGCTTCTTACCGGCTTTATTTGCCGCTTCAACCATTTCTTCGGCATCTTCAACAGTCGTAGCAAGAGGTTTTTCCGAAATTACATTCCGCCCCTTTTTGAAGGCTTTAATTGCTACATCATGATGAAGAAAATTAGGAAGGCAAATATCCACAACTTCACACTCTACTTCCTCAATAGCCTTGTCATAATTGTCATAAGCAACATAATCTGTCAATCCATACCTTTTTGCAAGGGACTCTACCCTTGAAATATCCTTGTCACATATTGCAACTATCTCTGCTAATTCCTTACATCGGGAATACCCATCCATATGAAGGTCAGCGCTGAATGCTGCCCCAACTAATAAAACTTTAACCTTTTTACCCATTAAAATCCCCTCCTAATTAAATAATGCTGAAAACCCAATTTGCATACTGTACACTTTTATCAATCAAAATATCCAGTATCTTCTTCCCTTTTTCTTTGGTAGCAAGACTTGGTTTCCCCCATACGCCGTTTTTACAATACTTGAATATGGGCGCATAGTTTAGAAAATCCCTTGGAACATCCGGTATGCAATCCTCAATTAAATCTTTCCTGACAAGCTTTTCATTAAGATAAAGTATTACTGAAGTTTCGAACTCACAGGCATGAAGATTATCCCTGCACTCCAGCACTCCTCTCATTTCCTCTGAAGTGAAATATTGTACAATATCTATCTTTGCCACTTTAATATCGGGATTGGTTGCATTAACCTCCCTTACAGCAGGTGCGCCGGTAAAAATCCCTCCATGGGACTGGATATAGACAATTTTCCTAAACCCTTGTTCTTTAAGGCTAAGAAGAATATCTTTAACCATGGAGTAAAAGGTATCGGGATTCATCCATACACTTCCCTTTTTGCCCATATGTTCCCTGCATGTACTAATGGGGAGGGTAGGTAAAAGGTATGCTCCCATTTTCTCCGCAACTCCTCGGGCAATAGCCCCTGCTATTATAAAGTCAGTACCTACGGGAAGATGCGGTCCATGCTGCTCTGTTGAACCAACTGAAAGTATTGCAGTGTCCGGGTTGGCTTCCATTATTTCATCTACAGTTGAATTGTACCATAACATGCATGATGCCCCCTTTAAATAAGAATCTCTACACACACAAATAACGGAGAAACATCTCCGTTACAGTATCAATCCTCTTTTTTATGCTTTCCTCCGTATCTATTTTTCTTCCCAAAAGTTTTGATAAGGTATACCTGTTTGAAAAATATGAAAAACTACAGGTAAGCAAAGACAAAATTACCTGTTCAGTATCCACATCCGACCTAAAAATACCATCTGACTTACCTTTATTTATAACTTTTCTTAAAAGGTTAAACACAGGATCCTTAATCCCTGAAAAATCGATATCCTTAATATACTCACCCTTGTTTAAATTTTCCCAAAGTATAAGGTTAACATAAGTAGGATTGTTTTTTAAGAAATCAAAATAAAGGTTTATTATCCTTTTCATAGCGTCAATACAACATATGTTTTCGGATAACAATACCATTTCCTGCTTGCTAAGCCTGCTGTAAACCTCTACAAGGACTGCCCTATATAGTTCTTCCTTGTTTCCAAAATACTCGTAGAGCATCCTTTTATTTATATTAGCCGCTTCAGCAATATCATCAACACGTGTACCGTATATACCCTTCTCGGCAAACTTAATTTCAGCAGCCTTGAGTATATCTTCTTTTGATTTTTGCGAATTTCTTTCCCTTTTTACATTCGCCTTTACATTTTCTTTTATATTTGTTCTTTTCATTATGAAATCTCCTTATGAAATCATCCAGTAAGTAACTTGTTAGTTACATTATACATCAGTGATATAAGGATGTCAATAAAAAGCTTTGAACAACTTCTTATGCTTTTAAATTCGGTATTTTGCGGCCTAGAATCTCCTCCAGAGCTTTCCATGCTCTCTGACATTCATCACTTATTAATTCAGGAGTAAAACCAAAATCCAGATACATATTAATGGCTTTATAACTTTCGGAATAAATAACATAAATATACTTGGCTTTGCAGGATATCTTGGTGCACCAGTACTGGGGTTCTGGCTGTTAATCTCAATACTTCGTTCGGGTAGAATTTAGGTCGTTGGGCACGGAGATGTTTTGTTCACCACATGAAGCAATGCCACATGAATCAATAAGTGATTCATACGAGAAAAAGGGTGGATTTAAACCACCCTCAATATTAGAATTTCATATCTGGCACTTTATTTTTAATCTTTTTTAGTGTAAACTATTCATGTAAACTATTTATATTTTTCTGAGTCATTGGAGAATTGTCCCCATTGGATTCGCCCTTATTCCATTCATCGGGTTGAAATTGCATTCGAGGACTGTCCCCAATGACTTTTTATTTCTTATTACCTGTTCCATTTATCATATGCATCCTGCATTATCTTTGTAAGTTCATCAAGCCCCATTGATTTAACAGTATTTACATAATTGTCCCATTTGTCAAGAGGTTCTTCACCAATTATAAACTTGGCAATCATTTGTTCAACGTAGGTATTTATATCATTTTTTAGGAAGTTCATTCTTTCAGCCTGTTCCTGAGTGAAACGTACAGTATTTGGGTATATTGGTATCATATATGGGAAGTAGTGTTTTTCGCTTTCATTAGCTTTTAATAGAAGTAACGGGTCTGCGCTAGGTACTGCATCTGTTACAACCCATCCGAAACCACCGGGCATTACATGCTTGTTGATGTATTCAACAGGGTTTAAACCTTCCACCTTTGATTCCCGCGTATAAGTTTTTCTTGATGCATCATCAAAATACCAGTTATAGTCGAGTATTCCAAGGAAGTTGCTCAACCCGCAAAGGCCTTCTACGTTTTCATCTACTGTTCTGAAGAAAACATCAGCCCATCTTACCATAGCTTCCGGATACTTACATTTGTTTGTAAGTACGAATGTACCGGTATAAACCCCCGGAAAATCGGCTGTTACTTTTTTATTATTAATTGCGGATGTTAAAGGTGGAAGCAGTTCGTAAGGAGCATCCTGCCCGGGTTGAAGCACTGAAGATAATGAAATTGTACTTATACCCATTTTACCTTCTTTATACTTGGCAATATACTGCTGCATGGTTTGAGTAAACATTTCATGATCAAGCAGTTCTTCTGAATACAGCTTTCTCATATACGCAAGGTATTCCTTAAATGCAGGCTGAACAGGATTAAATACTACTTTGTTACCAATAAGGTCAAAGTTAGCTCCTCCAGCCTGGCCACTGAAAGCAGCATAGAATATCGGATGCAGTATGCCTGGTATATTTCCAGCACCCGCCGGTTCCATTTTCCAATAGGATAAAGGTATTTCATCTTTCTGGTTGTTCTTGTTGGGATCCTTTTCTTTAAAAGCTTTAAGCACATTATAAAGCTGCTCTACTGTTTCTGGCTTATTCATTTCCACATTTGCCAGCCACTCCATATTTATATACAGTATATTGGCTGCCATCGTTTTAGTTCTTACTATATAAGGTAAAGAATAAATATGTCCGTCACTTGCTGTAATTGCTTTCTTTATATTGGGGTTTTCTTCCAATATCTTTTTAATATGGGGTGCATACTTGTCAATATAACCCTCCAGCGGCAAAAATACACCCTGCGGCCCATAAGTTTCTTCATCTTGTATTGATATCGCACCTTGATAGAATACGTCAGGATAATCTCCGCTTGCAAAAATCAAGTTCTTTTTCTCCGAATAACCGGTTGCTAATGGAGTGTCATACTCAAAACTGATGTTTGTGAGTTTTTCCATTCTCTTCATAACTTCCATGTCTTTCCATTCCCCATGAAGCGGACTCTTAGCTCCCATAAGTTTTAGTGTAATTTTCTCTTTTGCAATAGGGAAGCCTGTAGCATTCATATAAGCAGGAGTATCATCCTTTGTCGCGGGTTTCTCATCGGCATTCTGTGTCTGGTTTTGTGAAGTATCATTTGAGGCTGTGTCTTTTTCTTTAACAACACATCCAGCCATGCTTCCCACAATGAACGTCAGGATTACCACAATTAACAATAGATTTTTTAGTTCTTTGAATTTACTCATTAATTAATTACCCCCTTTAGATATTTTTTTGGTATTAATCCTATTTTTTGCTAATACTTGTTGTCCTTTTATCCTTTAATAGCACCTACCATAATACCCTGTACAAAATATTTTTGTATAAATGGGTATGCTATAAGTACAGGGGCAGTAGACACTATTATGACCGCATACTTAATCATATCTGCAATTCTTGCCTGCTTTGCAATTGCATCAATTTCCTCACCGGTTTTCATCATCTCAGTACTCATTTCATTTAGTATAAGTATTTCTCTCAG
Protein-coding sequences here:
- a CDS encoding C-terminal binding protein, coding for MARFKVVMTDDRHKTYEEEKQILSSIDAEVIISNCSTVEEVINACRDADGIMVNLAPITAEVVDKLEKCKVIARYGVGYDNVDVSACTAKGIYVTNVTDYCAEEVSDHALALLMACVRKVARRDAQVRAGKWNIGSADPIYRMAGKIFTFLGYGMIARTLHRKIKGFNFSRILVYDPYVDAEVIKAAGAEKVDWETAIKEADYISIHMPLNDKTRGIINSETFAMMKPTAIIVNTSRGAVIEEQALINALVSGQINSAGLDVHNKEPLDADNPLMKLENCVLTDHVGWYSEDSMSELKRKVAENVRDVLLGKKPKYPVNKV
- a CDS encoding FAD-dependent oxidoreductase, with amino-acid sequence MNKDLYLPVEVGGITFKNPFYVASGPTTKSVKQLKRIEETGWAAASIKLTIDPAPYINRVPRYAIFNDRNALAFTAEKRLTFVEGLELMEDAKKVLKELILMANITYAGDKGIEGWVNMAKKFEEVGADIIELNMCCPNMSYNVEISSGNEKCCSVRTGASLGQQADAVAEIVSEVKKAIKIPLFVKLTPEGGKIAQVAKALYAAGADAVGGTANRLGIPPIDLDNPGKAVYHLQDEISMSCHAGAWVKPLALRDTYEIRKVNGPGPKIMAAGGVRNYRDAVEMIMCGADLIGICAETLISGFGFIEDLILDLKNYMEEHGYKSTREMRDMVVPLVKSAPELTLYEGYAKITEPNLAAPCKAACPHRVPAQAYVQKVAKGDFKRAYELIMSKNPLQSVCAWVCNHPCEEECTRGDIGTPIPIREIKKFVIDYAKKAGWKPDICKKAERDEKVAVIGSGPSGLSCAFNLALAGYKVTVFEKENYIGGMLRYGLPRFRMSHEILDEEIDTLKGMGIEFVTGKGLGKDFTLETLKDNGYSAIYLGIGAQEGQSLNIPGEDAEGVYPAISFLKSVYDGKDPNVGKRVVIIGGGFTAVDSARTARRLGAEEVYIAYRRSKDEMPASQEEITEAEEEGIKVMYLVAPKAIEVKNGKVTGIRMVNQVLGERDESNRRRPEAVNYAEFVLPCDTVIAATGQKPDPKAVKGLTVDRRGMVICEASTGATNIEGVFAGGDVVNVESVIAAIAAGKRGAVSIDKYISKENAVLEYEPEYPVVSKEDVLKRTGYFKDNGHIDLNTMDGKERVKSFSTHTRVLTEEEAVAEAKRCLNCGCGEGCGLCASICSEFAIHLKHDDCWEINNEECVACGMCYNRCPNKNISMINKYILVK
- a CDS encoding Gfo/Idh/MocA family oxidoreductase; its protein translation is MGKKVKVLLVGAAFSADLHMDGYSRCKELAEIVAICDKDISRVESLAKRYGLTDYVAYDNYDKAIEEVECEVVDICLPNFLHHDVAIKAFKKGRNVISEKPLATTVEDAEEMVEAANKAGKKLYYAEDWIFAPAINKALEIINEGAIGKPLYIRARECHSGSHSPFAQTIKYCGGGCMVHLGIHPVGFMLALKENKWTELVAMTSGGSDNNLIHKKMEGEDWSACIIKFADGTQALLEANYVTMGGMEDVIDIYGTQGCMHIDLTFSSPITCYSVPGLSYTVEKAEITTGWSKPAVDEKFNLGYVNEIRHFMECCLKDEDARVGLRGVDGLEALKVVNLIYKSAREGIKVVNDRL
- a CDS encoding creatininase family protein codes for the protein MLWYNSTVDEIMEANPDTAILSVGSTEQHGPHLPVGTDFIIAGAIARGVAEKMGAYLLPTLPISTCREHMGKKGSVWMNPDTFYSMVKDILLSLKEQGFRKIVYIQSHGGIFTGAPAVREVNATNPDIKVAKIDIVQYFTSEEMRGVLECRDNLHACEFETSVILYLNEKLVRKDLIEDCIPDVPRDFLNYAPIFKYCKNGVWGKPSLATKEKGKKILDILIDKSVQYANWVFSII